The Paenibacillus sp. FSL R7-0204 genome includes a region encoding these proteins:
- a CDS encoding NADH:flavin oxidoreductase/NADH oxidase: protein MTDLFAPYELKALTLKNRVVMPPMCQYAVEKQDGIPTDWHYVHYVSRAVGGTGFIIVEMSGVHPDGRITNRDTGIWEDGQIPAFKRLTDAVHAHGAKIAIQLGHAGRKAVDAAPPVAPSAIPFDDTYAMPRALSREEIAELIITFREAAQRAVEAGFDTVELHGAHGYLIHQFHSPLSNVRDDEYGQDPILFGEQVVEAVREVLPAEMPLIMRISAKEYVDGGYDEAYALEFCRRYKDAGVDLFHVSSGGEGPIGSNGGPNAGSAYQVGLAEYIRSGLQVPVIAVGRLESYEEAQAVITEAKAELVAVGRGLLSDPYWTLHAAEALGGIDPSDLPAPYMRGIWNKK from the coding sequence ATGACCGATTTGTTTGCACCTTATGAACTGAAGGCTCTGACCCTGAAGAACCGCGTGGTCATGCCGCCCATGTGCCAGTATGCGGTTGAGAAGCAGGACGGTATTCCCACAGACTGGCACTATGTGCATTATGTCAGCCGGGCTGTCGGCGGGACAGGTTTCATTATTGTAGAGATGAGCGGAGTTCACCCTGATGGACGGATTACGAACCGGGACACCGGGATCTGGGAGGACGGGCAGATTCCGGCGTTCAAGCGGCTGACGGATGCCGTTCATGCCCATGGTGCTAAGATTGCCATCCAGCTCGGACATGCCGGCCGTAAGGCCGTCGATGCTGCCCCGCCGGTTGCGCCTTCGGCCATCCCTTTCGATGATACCTATGCTATGCCCAGGGCGCTTAGCCGTGAAGAGATTGCGGAGCTGATTATCACCTTCCGGGAAGCGGCGCAGCGCGCGGTTGAAGCGGGATTCGATACGGTTGAGCTGCATGGAGCCCATGGATACCTCATCCACCAGTTCCATTCCCCGCTCTCCAACGTCCGGGATGATGAGTATGGCCAAGACCCGATCTTGTTCGGGGAACAGGTGGTAGAGGCGGTGCGTGAGGTGCTGCCGGCTGAGATGCCGCTGATCATGCGGATCTCCGCCAAGGAATATGTGGATGGCGGTTATGACGAAGCCTATGCACTGGAATTCTGCCGCCGCTATAAGGATGCAGGCGTAGACCTGTTCCATGTTTCCTCAGGCGGGGAGGGGCCAATTGGCTCGAATGGCGGCCCTAATGCAGGGTCAGCTTATCAGGTGGGGCTTGCCGAATACATACGCAGCGGATTGCAGGTCCCCGTTATCGCCGTAGGGCGTCTGGAGTCCTATGAGGAAGCGCAGGCGGTGATAACGGAGGCGAAGGCAGAGCTTGTAGCTGTAGGGAGAGGCCTGCTCAGTGACCCGTACTGGACGCTTCATGCTGCTGAGGCGCTGGGCGGAATTGATCCGTCCGATCTGCCCGCACCTTATATGCGCGGAATCTGGAACAAGAAATAG
- a CDS encoding dihydroorotate dehydrogenase electron transfer subunit: MATVISNERLAEGVYHLVVEGGNSGEMGQFYMLRAWGAYPLLSRPLSIHQVNDNGVEFLYHVVGEGTEILAGLNPGDLLELEGPFGTGFPQVEGKVALVGGGIGIAPLYYCAQKLPGSDIYLGFSREPFRTEAFRPLAAELTVDVGGLILDSVDFSVYDHIFVCGPHPMLKAAQLKGIAPEPAGKRPDVYLSLENRMACGIGACLVCSVSCKDGQRKACADGPVFLAEEVLFHD; the protein is encoded by the coding sequence GTGGCGACGGTGATTAGTAATGAGCGGCTGGCTGAAGGAGTGTACCACCTGGTAGTAGAAGGGGGGAACAGCGGGGAGATGGGTCAGTTCTACATGCTGCGGGCATGGGGAGCCTATCCGCTGCTGTCAAGACCGCTTAGCATACATCAGGTGAATGATAACGGTGTTGAATTCTTGTATCATGTTGTAGGCGAGGGCACAGAGATCCTTGCTGGACTGAATCCGGGCGATCTGCTGGAGCTGGAGGGACCGTTCGGTACTGGCTTCCCGCAGGTAGAAGGCAAGGTAGCGTTAGTGGGCGGGGGGATCGGCATTGCTCCGCTCTATTATTGTGCGCAGAAGCTTCCGGGAAGCGATATTTATCTCGGCTTCAGCCGCGAGCCTTTCCGTACAGAAGCCTTCCGTCCTCTGGCTGCTGAACTGACCGTCGATGTAGGCGGACTGATTCTGGACAGCGTGGATTTCTCGGTGTATGACCATATCTTCGTCTGCGGTCCGCACCCGATGCTGAAGGCTGCACAGCTCAAGGGCATCGCTCCAGAACCTGCGGGCAAGCGCCCTGACGTCTATCTGTCCCTGGAGAACCGGATGGCCTGCGGAATCGGTGCTTGTCTGGTCTGCAGCGTCTCCTGCAAGGACGGGCAACGCAAAGCTTGCGCAGACGGTCCTGTCTTCCTGGCTGAGGAGGTATTGTTCCATGATTAA
- a CDS encoding dihydroorotate dehydrogenase — MINTTATIAGVSFKNPIVMASGTFGFGREYGRLYDVSLLGGISGKGLTLHAKAGNPGIRVYETPSGMLNSVGLENPGVEAFLAKELPYWETLDTARIVNLGGNTLADYVLGAELIQRDADARLLAGKPAVDMIELNISCPNVKEGGIAFGVKTPAAQEVVRAVRAATSLPLAVKLSPNAEDIAEMAVMCEAEGADAVSLINTISGMKIDVRRRRSVFNNLYAGLSGPAIKPVALRMVHQVSRRVTIPVIGMGGITSATDIIEFIMAGATVIQVGTYNFMNLRAGSTLVEELQQFMKEENISSLDEIRGIV, encoded by the coding sequence ATGATTAATACAACTGCAACGATTGCCGGTGTGTCCTTCAAGAACCCGATCGTGATGGCTTCCGGCACCTTTGGCTTCGGCCGTGAGTATGGCCGGTTATACGATGTGTCCCTGCTGGGCGGAATCTCCGGCAAGGGGCTTACGCTTCATGCCAAAGCCGGTAATCCCGGAATCCGCGTCTATGAGACCCCTTCCGGTATGCTGAACAGCGTAGGGCTTGAGAATCCGGGAGTAGAAGCCTTTCTGGCCAAGGAGCTGCCGTATTGGGAGACGCTGGATACCGCACGTATCGTGAACTTGGGCGGCAACACGCTGGCGGATTACGTACTGGGCGCGGAGCTGATCCAGCGTGATGCGGATGCCCGTCTTCTGGCCGGAAAGCCGGCCGTGGATATGATTGAGCTGAATATCTCCTGCCCGAACGTGAAGGAGGGCGGGATTGCTTTTGGCGTGAAGACTCCCGCAGCCCAGGAAGTGGTTCGTGCGGTACGGGCGGCTACAAGCCTGCCGCTGGCCGTGAAGCTGTCGCCGAATGCCGAGGATATCGCAGAGATGGCAGTGATGTGCGAAGCAGAGGGTGCGGACGCCGTCTCTTTGATCAACACGATCTCAGGGATGAAGATTGATGTCCGCCGCCGCCGCAGTGTGTTCAATAATCTCTATGCGGGACTGTCCGGACCGGCGATTAAGCCGGTGGCTCTGCGTATGGTGCATCAGGTATCCCGCAGGGTAACCATTCCGGTAATCGGCATGGGCGGCATCACTTCGGCTACGGATATAATTGAATTTATTATGGCGGGAGCGACTGTCATACAGGTTGGAACCTACAATTTCATGAATTTGCGGGCAGGCAGCACGCTTGTAGAAGAATTGCAGCAGTTTATGAAGGAAGAGAATATTTCCTCACTGGATGAGATCCGTGGTATTGTATAG
- the lpdD gene encoding prenylated flavin chaperone LpdD translates to MTTNPVHPDDIVLSETEVGRDLLLLITGGVRHIGAASTAYMDGDHARVMTSAVPHHKEHTISEAIALKAAASLNRTVTVVMGIHYDDLSKEGILAVVNIVNDKVEQYLVQKAGTNF, encoded by the coding sequence TTGACAACGAATCCGGTGCATCCTGATGATATTGTGTTGTCCGAGACCGAGGTGGGCCGCGATCTGCTGCTGCTGATTACCGGGGGAGTGCGCCATATCGGTGCGGCAAGCACGGCGTACATGGACGGAGACCACGCGCGGGTGATGACCTCTGCTGTTCCCCACCATAAGGAGCATACGATCAGTGAAGCCATTGCGCTGAAGGCTGCTGCCTCATTGAACCGTACAGTCACGGTTGTGATGGGCATTCACTATGACGATCTGAGCAAAGAGGGCATCCTTGCGGTCGTAAATATTGTGAATGATAAGGTGGAGCAATATTTAGTACAGAAGGCCGGAACAAATTTTTGA
- a CDS encoding PspA/IM30 family protein: MSIFKRLRDLTMSNVNAIIDKAEDPVKMTDQYIRDMTEDLEDAEKAVAAQIAIEKKFKQLYEEQEALVNKRNQQAHAAAQAGNADLARRALEEKKSAEAKLVEYKTSFDQNKASADNLRGKLDEMRKQLTQMKNKRETLVARYNAAKAQTEINKAMSGFSSDSASAGLKRMEDKMLQAEAQAEASNEMSSGNKSLDDEFEKLGKDQAVEDELAALMKQYEKQ; encoded by the coding sequence ATGTCTATATTTAAAAGATTGCGTGATCTGACCATGTCCAATGTGAATGCGATTATCGATAAAGCGGAAGATCCGGTTAAAATGACCGACCAGTACATTCGTGACATGACGGAGGATCTGGAGGATGCCGAGAAAGCGGTAGCTGCCCAGATCGCTATTGAGAAGAAATTCAAACAGCTGTACGAAGAGCAGGAAGCGCTCGTGAACAAGCGTAATCAGCAAGCTCATGCAGCCGCACAAGCCGGTAACGCCGATCTGGCCCGCCGTGCCCTTGAAGAGAAGAAATCGGCAGAAGCCAAGCTTGTAGAATACAAGACCAGCTTCGACCAGAACAAGGCTTCCGCCGACAATCTGCGCGGCAAGCTTGACGAAATGCGCAAACAGCTCACCCAGATGAAGAACAAGCGGGAGACACTCGTTGCCCGTTACAACGCTGCGAAGGCACAGACCGAAATTAACAAAGCGATGAGCGGCTTCAGCTCCGACTCTGCTTCTGCCGGACTCAAACGGATGGAAGACAAGATGCTGCAGGCCGAAGCACAGGCAGAAGCCAGCAACGAGATGAGCTCGGGCAACAAATCGCTGGATGATGAGTTCGAGAAGCTGGGTAAAGACCAGGCGGTTGAAGATGAGCTGGCTGCGCTGATGAAACAATACGAGAAACAATAA
- a CDS encoding DUF350 domain-containing protein, with the protein MDFDTLVSMVVWTVSGAVLLCVLMLVDSLFTRYNDMEELKAGNMAVTTRLVLKLLSQGYILSASIAAANRLGTALIVSVVSFVLLFVLEKSVEQLLSRWGNLELDHGTQLGKVGYGLMAGSLHVTGALIIAAFIRG; encoded by the coding sequence ATGGATTTCGATACCCTGGTGTCCATGGTAGTATGGACGGTCAGCGGCGCAGTACTGCTGTGTGTGCTGATGCTCGTGGATTCGCTGTTTACCCGTTATAATGATATGGAAGAGCTGAAGGCGGGGAATATGGCCGTGACTACCCGGCTGGTGTTGAAGCTGCTGTCACAAGGCTATATTTTATCGGCATCCATTGCTGCGGCGAATCGGCTCGGGACCGCTCTTATAGTCTCTGTAGTATCTTTTGTCCTGTTATTCGTGCTGGAGAAGTCGGTAGAGCAGCTGCTGAGCCGGTGGGGGAACCTTGAACTGGATCATGGCACCCAGCTTGGCAAGGTCGGCTACGGCCTGATGGCTGGCTCGCTGCATGTGACGGGAGCATTGATTATAGCGGCCTTTATTCGCGGATAA
- a CDS encoding DUF4178 domain-containing protein, whose translation MGLWKRIGNLFSKPEAPKAPASMLTLSPGDICEVSLVTYEVTGRTKTSGRNAVVLTLRDGSRIAYLYIEEREELQYRLYYPIDGRLDSPSEVPATLELDDRTFYLEEEYEGYAAVTGQTPYMNGGEQHVWQYQSDDSRLLRVEWQNGRFMLYEGESVLSADVRVIRAS comes from the coding sequence TTGGGTCTTTGGAAAAGAATCGGCAATCTGTTCTCGAAGCCGGAGGCGCCTAAAGCGCCCGCAAGCATGCTGACCCTGTCTCCCGGAGATATCTGTGAGGTCTCCCTGGTCACTTATGAAGTGACGGGCCGGACGAAGACGAGCGGCCGGAATGCAGTTGTACTGACGCTGCGCGACGGGAGCCGGATCGCATATCTGTATATAGAAGAGCGGGAAGAGCTGCAATACAGATTGTATTACCCGATAGACGGGCGTCTGGACAGTCCTTCCGAGGTCCCGGCTACCCTGGAGCTGGATGACCGGACCTTTTATCTGGAGGAAGAATATGAAGGATATGCCGCCGTTACCGGGCAGACACCTTATATGAACGGCGGGGAGCAGCATGTCTGGCAATACCAGTCGGATGATTCGCGGCTGCTGCGCGTGGAATGGCAGAATGGACGGTTCATGCTCTATGAGGGTGAAAGTGTCCTTTCGGCTGATGTAAGAGTGATCCGCGCGTCATAA
- a CDS encoding molybdopterin molybdotransferase MoeA yields MTNRENHNKEYSRDYNKEYSSDKFQRTALQVAEAQGRLKPYAALLAQEAVPLHLSSGRYLAESAHAPHPFPAFDRSSMDGFAVIAADTLAAGDPDTVWLEVVDVIPCGAVASREITAGTAARIMTGAQIPGGADTVIMMEATESRMEGGVTYVGIRKPQERGHHITPCGLELRTGDPVLPEGTLIGAGEIAVLAALGVPEVPVRRRPKVAVFATGTELLEVDEPLVPGKIRNSNSPMLEALIREAGGEPVMLGAIIDDLELARSKVQMALESYDLVITTGGVSVGDYDIMGDLVREQSGEMLFNKIAMRPGSVTTAAVRGGSILLALSGNPGACFVGFQLFARPVIGLMQGAAQPYLPEWTAVLGEDYKRANSFTRYVRARLEIREAVLYAYPAAVDESSVTVTIKDSDCLIVIPPDSGQLCAGDKVTVLKLPGEF; encoded by the coding sequence GTGACTAACCGAGAGAATCATAACAAGGAATATAGCAGGGATTATAACAAGGAATACAGCAGTGATAAATTTCAGCGCACAGCGCTCCAAGTTGCAGAGGCGCAAGGCAGGCTGAAGCCTTATGCTGCGCTGCTTGCGCAGGAGGCAGTACCCCTGCATCTCAGCAGCGGGCGTTATCTGGCTGAGTCTGCCCATGCACCGCATCCTTTTCCGGCATTTGACCGCTCCAGCATGGACGGCTTCGCCGTGATTGCGGCAGATACTTTAGCGGCAGGAGATCCTGATACGGTGTGGCTTGAAGTCGTCGATGTCATTCCCTGCGGCGCAGTAGCCTCCAGAGAGATTACGGCTGGCACTGCTGCGCGCATTATGACGGGCGCTCAGATTCCAGGCGGCGCAGACACCGTAATTATGATGGAAGCTACGGAGAGCCGGATGGAAGGCGGGGTCACTTATGTCGGTATCCGCAAGCCGCAAGAGCGGGGCCACCATATTACCCCTTGCGGGTTAGAGCTTAGAACAGGTGATCCAGTGCTTCCTGAAGGGACTCTAATCGGCGCCGGCGAAATTGCTGTTCTGGCAGCGCTCGGGGTGCCGGAGGTTCCGGTCCGCCGCAGACCGAAGGTAGCTGTCTTCGCTACCGGAACTGAACTGCTGGAGGTGGACGAGCCGCTAGTCCCGGGCAAAATCCGTAACAGCAACTCCCCCATGCTTGAGGCGCTTATCCGGGAAGCGGGCGGTGAGCCCGTGATGCTGGGAGCGATCATCGATGATCTGGAGCTGGCCCGCAGTAAGGTGCAGATGGCACTGGAGAGCTACGATCTGGTGATTACTACAGGCGGCGTATCTGTTGGGGATTATGATATTATGGGTGATTTGGTCCGTGAGCAGAGTGGAGAGATGTTGTTCAATAAAATAGCCATGCGCCCCGGCAGCGTCACTACGGCAGCCGTTCGCGGCGGGAGCATCCTGCTCGCCTTATCCGGCAATCCGGGCGCCTGCTTCGTAGGATTCCAACTGTTTGCCCGTCCGGTCATCGGGCTGATGCAGGGTGCAGCCCAGCCTTATCTGCCCGAGTGGACGGCGGTGCTGGGTGAAGATTATAAGCGGGCCAACAGCTTCACCCGCTATGTCCGCGCCCGTCTGGAGATCCGCGAAGCAGTGCTCTATGCTTATCCAGCCGCCGTGGACGAGTCATCCGTCACAGTTACGATCAAAGACAGCGATTGCCTGATCGTCATCCCGCCGGACAGCGGACAATTATGCGCCGGGGACAAAGTAACCGTGCTGAAGCTGCCGGGTGAGTTTTGA
- the map gene encoding type I methionyl aminopeptidase produces the protein MIILKSPREIEEMKQASQIVADCYRELSKHIVPGITTLEINDFVAKHITKLGGKQFTKGYNGFPAETCISINDVVAHGIPSSKRVVKEGDLLKLDIVAQYGGWFGDSCMSYAVGEIGPEAQRLMQVTKECLDLGIARAVPGGRLGDITSAIQQHAEAHGYSVVRDLLAHGIGRSLHEEPSYVHIGTAGKGIRLKEGMVFTIEPMINEGTYQITIDDDEWTARTADGKLSAQYEHTIAITADGPLILTAQ, from the coding sequence ATGATTATTCTTAAATCCCCCAGAGAAATTGAAGAGATGAAGCAAGCCAGCCAAATTGTTGCCGATTGCTACCGCGAGTTGTCCAAACACATTGTACCTGGAATCACTACGCTTGAAATTAATGATTTTGTGGCCAAACATATCACCAAGCTCGGCGGCAAGCAGTTCACCAAAGGCTACAACGGATTCCCTGCTGAGACCTGCATATCTATTAATGATGTGGTTGCTCACGGGATTCCATCCAGCAAACGGGTCGTGAAGGAAGGTGACTTGCTGAAGCTAGACATTGTGGCGCAATACGGAGGTTGGTTCGGAGATTCGTGCATGAGCTACGCTGTCGGTGAGATCGGGCCGGAGGCGCAGAGATTAATGCAGGTTACGAAGGAATGCCTCGATCTGGGGATCGCCCGGGCTGTTCCGGGAGGACGGCTGGGTGACATCACATCGGCCATCCAGCAGCATGCCGAAGCACACGGTTATTCGGTCGTGCGCGATCTGCTGGCGCACGGCATCGGACGAAGCCTCCATGAGGAGCCGAGCTATGTGCATATCGGCACGGCAGGCAAAGGCATCCGGCTCAAAGAAGGCATGGTGTTTACGATAGAGCCGATGATTAATGAAGGCACGTACCAGATCACCATCGACGATGATGAATGGACCGCGAGAACGGCTGACGGCAAGCTATCCGCGCAGTATGAACATACCATTGCAATTACTGCAGATGGACCGTTGATTTTAACGGCCCAGTAA
- a CDS encoding TetR/AcrR family transcriptional regulator, whose protein sequence is MTPRTKEQNEDIRLRRLVQIRKAAADVFLNKGPLLEIRDVAAEAGLGYGTVYHYYSNKGDLLHDLLWDALDRAGEWLKSPPGAEPGTPLKIPLEGPAAGVRLLKLWAEDHAIYLLCKQAGEGFPILPEARSSPLIAEFRREVLTPLSTMLGTRLTEDSVSLDGAVADAQHELQHTEMLLAALVGCAALSLRRGQLYEDATEIVGVLKL, encoded by the coding sequence ATGACTCCCCGCACGAAGGAACAGAACGAAGATATCCGGCTGCGGCGGCTGGTGCAGATCCGCAAAGCAGCAGCGGACGTATTTTTGAATAAAGGGCCTTTATTAGAAATCCGGGATGTGGCTGCGGAGGCCGGTCTCGGTTATGGTACGGTCTATCATTATTACAGCAATAAGGGTGATTTGCTTCACGACCTGTTGTGGGATGCGCTCGACCGGGCCGGGGAATGGCTGAAGTCCCCGCCTGGGGCAGAGCCCGGCACACCGCTAAAGATCCCACTGGAGGGTCCTGCCGCCGGGGTGCGGCTATTGAAGCTATGGGCGGAGGATCACGCTATCTATCTGCTGTGTAAGCAGGCTGGTGAGGGATTCCCTATCCTGCCTGAAGCACGCTCTTCCCCGCTCATTGCCGAGTTCCGCCGTGAGGTGCTGACCCCGCTGTCCACGATGCTTGGCACCAGACTTACGGAGGACTCAGTGTCTCTTGACGGAGCAGTTGCCGATGCGCAGCATGAATTGCAGCACACAGAGATGCTGTTAGCCGCTCTGGTCGGCTGTGCCGCATTGTCCCTCCGCAGAGGGCAGCTCTATGAAGATGCAACGGAGATTGTCGGAGTTCTTAAACTATAA
- a CDS encoding pentapeptide repeat-containing protein: MLDNHSFPASHTTNPGLPELQSDCLNCFGLCCTALHFSASSDFAIDKPAGQPCPNLREDFLCGIHTELRERGFRGCTVYDCFGAGQKISKLTYGGRDWRQAPETAGQMFEVLPVMRQLHELLWYLHEALTLRGAENLHNSLIKMLEQTQALTLLSPDKLLQLEVPLHRAEVNELLLRASELARTAARKQLSPAPKRQKNYGRGADLIGAKLRGADLRCLSLRGAYLIAADLSGADLRFADLIGADFRDTNLRGADLRSSLFLTQAQLQAAQGSPSTKLPESLRHPEHWA; this comes from the coding sequence TTGTTAGACAATCATTCATTTCCTGCATCCCATACTACGAATCCCGGACTGCCGGAGCTGCAATCGGATTGCCTGAACTGCTTCGGGCTATGCTGCACAGCGCTTCATTTCTCTGCATCCTCAGACTTCGCCATAGACAAGCCTGCCGGACAGCCCTGTCCCAATCTGCGGGAAGACTTCCTCTGCGGCATTCATACGGAGCTGCGAGAACGCGGCTTCCGGGGCTGTACAGTATACGACTGCTTCGGGGCCGGGCAGAAAATCTCCAAGCTGACCTATGGCGGACGCGACTGGCGTCAGGCTCCAGAGACTGCGGGACAGATGTTCGAGGTTCTTCCCGTAATGCGCCAGCTGCATGAGCTGCTATGGTATCTGCACGAGGCACTCACGCTGCGCGGGGCCGAGAACCTGCATAATTCACTTATCAAAATGCTGGAGCAGACGCAGGCTCTCACCCTGCTCAGCCCGGACAAGCTGCTTCAGCTCGAAGTGCCCCTGCACCGCGCTGAAGTCAACGAGCTGCTGCTGCGTGCCAGCGAGCTGGCGCGCACCGCTGCCCGCAAGCAGCTCTCCCCGGCTCCGAAGCGCCAGAAGAACTATGGCCGCGGAGCTGATCTGATTGGGGCCAAGCTGCGCGGGGCCGACCTCCGCTGCCTCAGCTTACGCGGCGCGTATCTGATCGCTGCGGATCTCAGCGGCGCTGACCTGCGGTTCGCCGATCTGATTGGCGCAGACTTCCGCGACACGAATCTGCGCGGAGCCGATCTGCGGAGCAGCCTCTTCCTGACTCAGGCGCAGCTGCAAGCCGCCCAAGGCAGCCCGTCCACCAAGCTGCCGGAATCCTTAAGGCATCCGGAGCACTGGGCTTGA
- the xerS gene encoding tyrosine recombinase XerS codes for MSIQKAADRANLDQRLPQMPWFVQQFIDYKRPDLSPSTLLEYIRDYESFFGWLRGEGLSVAASNADITLLELETLHMDSIVGYRLHLTTRAENANSRVTVSRKLSALRSLFHYLSQIAEDENFYPLLKRNIMAKVEIKRIHKPKDTAAKLKGKILEDEELLEFVGYIYEGYGTAVEANKQAYYSWQLNRERDACIASLILNSGLRVSEVVNLNVDDLDVNNKLLYVFRKGHNDETFKTPVYFREQSKDDLSLYLSLRQSRYKTPKREKALFIALPNGSKEGKRMTKRAIQEMIIKYAKRFGKPYLTVHKLRHSFATDYYLQNDIYRTKEQLGHASTETTEIYAHLTDKTMSEAIERRMDNEPPQ; via the coding sequence ATCAGTATTCAAAAAGCGGCCGACCGGGCAAACCTGGATCAGCGGCTGCCGCAGATGCCCTGGTTTGTCCAGCAGTTCATCGACTATAAACGGCCGGATCTGTCCCCCTCCACACTGCTGGAGTATATCCGGGACTATGAATCCTTTTTCGGCTGGCTGCGGGGTGAAGGTCTCTCGGTAGCGGCCAGCAATGCTGACATCACTCTGCTTGAGCTGGAGACCCTGCATATGGATAGCATTGTCGGCTACCGTCTGCACTTGACCACCCGGGCTGAGAATGCCAATTCGCGGGTGACCGTATCCCGTAAGCTGTCTGCACTGCGTTCGCTGTTCCATTATCTGAGCCAGATAGCCGAGGATGAGAACTTCTACCCGCTGCTGAAGCGTAACATTATGGCCAAGGTGGAGATCAAGCGCATTCACAAACCGAAGGATACCGCCGCCAAGCTCAAAGGTAAAATTCTGGAGGACGAGGAGCTGCTGGAGTTCGTAGGCTACATCTATGAAGGATACGGCACAGCTGTGGAAGCCAATAAGCAGGCTTATTATTCTTGGCAGCTTAACCGGGAACGGGATGCCTGTATTGCCAGTCTGATCCTGAATTCGGGCCTGCGCGTCTCCGAGGTGGTCAACCTGAACGTGGATGATCTGGATGTCAACAATAAGCTGCTCTATGTCTTCCGCAAGGGTCACAACGACGAGACCTTCAAAACCCCGGTCTATTTCCGGGAACAGTCGAAGGATGATCTCAGCTTGTATCTAAGCCTCCGCCAGAGCAGGTACAAGACGCCGAAACGGGAAAAAGCGCTCTTCATTGCCCTGCCCAACGGCAGCAAAGAAGGCAAACGGATGACCAAACGGGCGATCCAGGAGATGATCATCAAATACGCCAAACGGTTCGGCAAGCCTTATCTGACGGTGCATAAGCTGCGGCACTCTTTTGCCACCGATTATTACCTGCAGAATGACATCTACCGGACGAAGGAACAACTGGGCCATGCTTCTACGGAGACTACCGAGATCTATGCCCACCTCACGGATAAAACGATGTCTGAGGCGATTGAACGCCGTATGGACAATGAACCGCCGCAGTAA
- a CDS encoding GNAT family N-acetyltransferase — MELGIELVPKEQKQIISRLMQFYLYDFTRYLELQVDREGLFPSYPGLEAYWSSGKNKFAYLFTVDGNVAGFALIDRLLRDPEGEFYMTEFFVMQRYRRSGVGTWAAHRLFDMFPGNWKVSQIRANTPARDFWHRVIGAYTGGDFQERFNSRQGNPSQYFSTLNTNRVKK, encoded by the coding sequence ATGGAACTTGGAATCGAGCTGGTTCCTAAAGAGCAGAAGCAGATTATAAGCAGATTGATGCAGTTCTATTTGTATGACTTTACCCGCTATCTGGAGCTGCAGGTGGACCGTGAAGGATTGTTCCCGTCCTATCCGGGACTTGAGGCTTACTGGAGCAGTGGTAAAAATAAATTCGCCTACCTGTTCACCGTAGACGGCAATGTCGCAGGCTTTGCCCTGATCGACCGTCTGCTGCGCGACCCGGAGGGCGAGTTCTATATGACGGAGTTTTTTGTGATGCAGCGGTACCGGCGCAGCGGCGTAGGGACCTGGGCGGCACACCGGCTGTTCGACATGTTCCCCGGCAACTGGAAGGTGTCGCAGATTCGTGCCAACACTCCGGCGCGGGATTTCTGGCACCGGGTCATCGGAGCTTACACCGGCGGTGATTTCCAGGAGCGGTTCAACTCCCGCCAAGGCAATCCGAGTCAATACTTCAGTACATTAAACACTAATAGGGTTAAGAAATAA
- a CDS encoding TetR/AcrR family transcriptional regulator, which produces MGKAERQEQEREAMRNLILATAGELLAEKGIRQLSIRKIAERMEYSAGIIYHYFQGKEDIVEQLLQRGYQELMGGLIAGSEASPDEESPEERLRRTLRQFIKVATAEGSQYRSMMLNDSPAVLSHTGVLHQGAALERSGIAGLCDTLHQFSGMASCEQRELELTAQIIWSAAFGLIMRLMVEGNLPEGQKEALINRHIEAMVHIAQG; this is translated from the coding sequence ATGGGCAAAGCAGAGAGACAAGAGCAGGAGCGCGAAGCGATGCGTAATCTGATTCTTGCTACGGCTGGCGAGCTGCTGGCGGAGAAGGGGATCAGGCAGCTGTCGATCCGCAAAATCGCTGAACGGATGGAGTATTCGGCAGGCATTATTTATCACTATTTTCAAGGAAAAGAGGACATTGTGGAGCAGCTTCTTCAACGGGGCTACCAGGAGCTAATGGGCGGACTGATTGCCGGATCGGAGGCCTCACCGGATGAAGAATCTCCAGAAGAGCGCTTAAGACGCACGCTGAGACAGTTCATTAAGGTCGCAACCGCAGAAGGCTCACAGTACCGGAGTATGATGCTGAATGATTCGCCGGCCGTGCTTAGCCACACCGGCGTGTTGCATCAGGGAGCAGCCCTGGAACGCAGCGGGATCGCGGGTCTCTGTGATACGCTCCATCAATTCAGCGGGATGGCCTCCTGTGAGCAGAGGGAGCTTGAGCTCACCGCCCAAATTATCTGGAGCGCAGCCTTCGGGCTGATAATGAGGCTGATGGTGGAGGGGAATCTGCCTGAGGGGCAGAAGGAGGCTCTGATTAACCGGCACATAGAAGCAATGGTGCATATTGCACAAGGATAG